The following proteins are encoded in a genomic region of Brachypodium distachyon strain Bd21 chromosome 1, Brachypodium_distachyon_v3.0, whole genome shotgun sequence:
- the LOC100833944 gene encoding peroxidase 1, translating to MAASAASCISLLVLVVALAAVASAQLSPTFYDTSCPRAAATIKAAVVAAVRAEPRMGASLVRLHFHDCFVQGCDASILLAGQEQDAPPNKGSVRGYGVIENIKTQVEAICKQTVSCADIVTLAARDSVVALGGPSWTVPLGRRDSLDANVAQANSDLPGPTSSLNDLVTGFMKKNSLSLVDMVALSGAHTLGQAQCQNFRARIYGGDANINAAYATSLKANCPQTGGGDNNLAPLDPTTPNGFDNAYYANLMSQRGLLHSDQVLFNNGTADNTVRNFASSAAAFGSAFASAMIKMGNIEPKTGTQGQIRLVCSKVNS from the exons ATGGCCGCCTCTGCCGCATCTTGCATTTCGCTGCTGGTGCTCGTGGTGGCACTGGCCGCGGTGGCGTCGGCGCAGCTGTCGCCGACGTTCTACGACACGTCGTGCCcgagggcggcggccaccaTCAAGGCCGCCGTCGTGGCCGCCGTGAGGGCCGAGCCCCGCATGGGCGCGTCCCTGGTCCGCCTCCActtccacgactgcttcgtCCAG GGGTGTGACGCGTCGATTCTGCTGGCGGGCCAGGAGCAGGACGCGCCCCCAAACAAGGGTTCAGTTCGAGGCTACGGCGTCATCGAAAACATCAAGACCCAGGTCGAGGCCATCTGCAAGCAGACcgtctcctgcgccgacatCGTTACCCTCGCCGCacgggactccgtcgtcgcg TTGGGAGGGCCGTCATGGACAGTTCCACTAGGCAGAAGGGACTCCCTGGACGCAAACGTGGCGCAGGCGAACAGCGACCTCCCAGGCCCGACATCGAGCCTCAACGACCTGGTGACCGGGTTCATGAAGAAGAACAGCCTCAGCCTAGTCGACATGGTGGCGCTCTCCGGCGCGCACACGCTGGGGCAGGCCCAGTGCCAGAACTTCAGGGCCCGGATCTACGGCGGCGACGCCAACATCAACGCGGCCTACGCCACGTCGCTCAAGGCCAACTGCCCGCAGACAGGCGGCGGGGACAACAACCTGGCGCCGCTGGACCCGACCACCCCCAACGGCTTCGACAACGCCTACTACGCCAACCTCATGAGCCAGAGGGGCCTCCTGCACTCGGACCAGGTGCTGTTCAACAATGGCACGGCGGACAACACGGTCCGGAACTTCGCGTCCAGCGCGGCGGCGTTCGGCAGCGCCTTCGCTTCGGCCATGATCAAGATGGGGAACATCGAGCCCAAGACCGGCACGCAGGGCCAGATCAGGCTCGTCTGCTCCAAGGTCAACTCTTAG